The Chitinophaga lutea genome contains the following window.
CCATTGCCTGGTATGCTGCCAGCAGGTGGCTCGAGAATTTTGCCTTTCCGATCAGCATGCCCTGGTGGGCCTTTATTGCAGCGGGCGGCGGGGCTCTGCTCATCGCCTTCGTTACCATCAGTTTCCAGGCCATCAAGGCCGCTTTATTGAATCCCGTGCGCTCACTGCGTTCGGAATAACCGCTAAAACAACGTCAACATGTGGAGAAACTATATTAAAATAGCATGGAGGAACCTCTGGAACAATAAAATGTTCGGGGTGATCAACATTGCGGGGCTCACGATGGGCCTCACCTGTTGTATGTTCATCCTGCTGTGGGTGGCCAACGAATGGAACTACAACCGCAACCACCAGCAACTGCCCAACATCTACCAGGTATATGAGCATCAGTACTACGCCAACCGCGATGTATTTACGGTGACAGCTACGCCGGGCCCGCTGGCCGACCAGCTGAAAGCCGAAACGCCGGGTATCCTGAAAGCGGGCGTGTTATCGTGGATCTCTGACAAGCTGTTGAATGTACGGGAGAAAAACGTGAAAATGGCCGGGCAATATGCGAACAACGACCTGCTGCATGTATTTTCTTTTCCCTTCCTGGAAGGTGACCCCGCCAAAGCACTGAAAAGCCCGAACGAAATCGTGATCACCGAAAAACTGGCGCACAGCCTTTTTGGTGAAGCCCGCGCAGTGGGGCAGATCGTGCGGCTCGACAATAAAATGGATTACGAAGTCAGCGGCGTGATCAAAGACCATCCCCTGAACTCGATGTTCAAATTCGAATGGCTGCTGCCCATGGAGCGGCTGGTGGACGAAAATGAATGGCTGAAACAGTGGGACGCGAATGCGCCGCGCACCTATGTGCTGGCCGACCCGAAAGCCGACATCGACAAACTGAATGCGAAAGTAAAAGGCATCATACAACGCAACCTCAAAGATTCCAAAACAGAAGTGTTTCTCTACCCCTTCCAGGACACTTACCTGAAAGGACGTTTTGAAGACGGGCACGAAACCGGCGGCCGCGTCGAATATGTTCGCCTCTTCATTGTGGTGGCCATTTTTGTGTTGCTCATCGCCTGCATCAACTTTATGAACCTCTCTACCGCCCGCGCCATCCAGCGTAGTAAGGAAGTGGGGGTGCGCAAAAGCATCGGTGCAGACAAAAGCTCGCTGATCGGGCAGTTCATGGGTGAGTCTTTTGCGCTGGTGTTTGCCGCCACCGCCCTCGCATTGCTGCTGGTATGGGTGCTCACGCCCGCGTTCGAGCGCATGGTGAATGTCAAATTATCGGTGGAACTGTTCACCTGGTACAATATGGCCGGCTTGTTCTTCCTCGGCTTGTTTACCGGCTTTGTGGCCGGCAGCTACCCCGCTTTTTATCTTTCTTCGCTCGACCCAGTGGCCACCCTCAAGGGCGGCATGCTTCGCCTGCGCACCAGCGCCATCTGGCTGCGGAAGAGCCTCGTGATATTCCAGTTCGTGGTGTCCACCACGCTGATCGTAGGCGCGTTCCTGGTGTACCTGCAGATCAGTTTCATCAAAAACAGGAACCTGGGCCTGAATAAAGACCAGGTGGTGTATTTCCGGAACGAGGGCAGCATCGCCAATAACAACGCTGCTTTCAAAAGCGCGCTGTTGGGGATGCCCGGCATCGTGGCGGCTACGGAGTCAGACCAGTTGCCCATCCGTGTGGGCAACAACGGTCAGGGCGTGTCGTGGCCGGGTAAAGCGGAGAACGAAGAAGTGCTGATCGATTTTCTCTGGGTGGGTAACGATTTCGACAAAACCATGCAGCTGGAAATGATTGAAGGCAGGACGTTCTCGGCAGCATTTCCTAACGATGGAAAAGGTGTGGTGATCAACGAAACGGCCGCCAAACTGATGAAGCTGCAAAAGCCTTATGTGGGGCGCATCATCACAGTGGCTGGTGAGCAACGCCCCATCCTTGGCGTAACGGAAGATTTCAGCAGCAACCATGCCCAGATCAAAACAGGGCCCCTGCTTATCCGTTACCAGCCTTCGGGCAACTGGTACGTGCTGGTGCGCATACAGCCGGGCCAGATGGAGAAAGCAGTGGCCAGCATCGAAAAAGCATATAAACAATTTAATCCTGAATACCCTTTCACACTGGAGTATATGGACGAAACCTTCGCCCAGATGTATACCAGCGAACAGGTGATCGGCAGGCTGGCGGCCGCTTTTACGGCTCTCGCCATTTTTATCGCCTGCCTCGGTTTGTTCGGGCTTGCCACCTTTACGGCACAGCAGCGTACCAAGGAAATCGGCATCCGCAAAGTGCTGGGCGCCACGGTGCTCCAGATACTGGCCCTGCTCAGCAAAGAATTCCTGCGGCTGGTGCTCATCGCCGTTGCCATTGCCATGCCACTGGCGGCTTACCTGATGAACGACTGGCTGAACAAATTCGCCTATCATATCGAAGTGAGCTGGTGGGTGTTTGTGGTTACCGGCATATTGGCCCTGGTGCTGGCTTTGCTGACAGTTAGCTACCAGTCTGTGAAAACCGCGAGAATGAATCCCATTAAATCTTTAAGATCTGAATAATGCTTAGCAACTACCTCCGCATCGCGTTCCGCCAGCTCTGGAAGCATAAAGCGCTTTCAGCCATCAATGTGCTCGGGCTCAGCATCGGCTTCAGCGCCGCGCTGGTGATATGGATGATGGTTTATTTCGATCTGTCGTTCGACAAGTTCCATCCTGCCGGTGACCGGATTTACCGGGTGGTGAGCGAGTCGCCGGACTGGGGTATGAGCTCCGCGGTTCCTTTGCCGGTGGCGGATGTGCTGAACAAGGAAGTGAGCGGTCTCGAAAGGTCTGCGCTGGTATACGAATTCGTTCCCAACGTCAGCATCAAGGGCGGCAAGGAACAATATCATTTTATGCAGAAACGCATCGCGTTTGCCGATGCGTCCTACTTCGATATCATCCGGTACGAATGGTTGTACGGCTCTCCGGCCGTGCTGCGGGCGCCCGACCAGGTGGTGCTGACCGAAGAGCGGGCTGCGCAATATTTTCCGGGCGTTCCAGCCGGGGAAGTGATCGGCCGTGAAGTGATTTATGACGATTCGCTGCACCTCACCGTGGCAGGGCTGATCGCGGCATTGCCCGGCCGCACCGATTTTCACTTTGCTGAATTTGTGTCGATGCCCACCGCGCACACGCACAAGGGCGTCAGAGACTATATCGGCATCGGCCGTTGGAACATGGTCAACACGTCGGCGAATCTCTTTGTGATGCTGCGGCCCGGAACAACGGTGGAAAAAGTGAACCGTCAGCTGGCCGGCATTCCCGCCCGCTATAACGAAGGTGATAAAGACATTTATTTCCTGCAGCCGCTGTCGGAGTTTCACTTCGACAGCCGGTTCGAACTATTCGAGAGGCGCCATGCGAACATGACGACTCTTTACAGCCTCTCCGCGCTGGTGGTGTTTTTACTCCTGCTCGGCTGCATTAATTTTATCAACCTGCAAACCGCACAGGCCGCCGGCCGCGCCCGGGAAATAGGGGTGCGTAAAACCATGGGCAGCAGCAAATGGAAGCTCATTATGCAGTTTCTGGGAGAAAGTGCGCTGCTCACCATTTTCGCCGCCGGCCTTGCCATTGTTTTCGTGCCTTTCATTTTGCATACGTTCAGCGATTTTATCCCGGAGGGCGTGAACATGACCCTGATGAAAGACTGGCGGGTGTTCATTTTCATTCCGCTGCTGATTGTGATCGTAAGCCTGATGGCGGGTTTATATCCCGCTTTTGTAATGGCGCGCTTCCAGCCCGTGCTGGCGTTAAAGAACAGCCTGCACGGCGTGAAAGGAAAAACAAGGCTGCGCCAGATACTGACCGTATCGCAGTTTGCCGCTGCGCTGGTATTGATCATGGCCACCATCATCGTCAGCAAACAGACGCGCTACGCGCTGCATAAAGAGCTCGGTTTTGCAAAAGACAACCGCATTGCCATGTATAAACCGCGCGGCAGCGCCACGATGGACGTGCTGCGCCGCCAGCTGCTGGCGATGCCGGAGGTAACCGCTACCACGTACGGTTTCGGTGCGCCGCTTTCGCTAGGCACCACGGCTACGAGAGCCGCATTGGGACACGATGCGCTCAAAGATGAGTCCGCCATCGAGGTGAAATATGTGGATACGGCGTACCTGAATTTTTACCGCCTCCGTTTGCTGGCCGGCCGCAATCTCGCGCCGTCCGATACCATGCGGGAAGTGGTGATCAATGAAACGTTCGCCCGCAAGGCCGGGTACAAAAAACCGGAAGACGCGCTGGGGCAGTCGTTGACCAGCAGCGGCATCCGCTATCCCGTGATCGGGGTGGTGGCGGACTTTCATGCCAAGTCCCTGCGGGAGCCCATCAAGCCGCTGATGTTAACCACCGGCCGTTCTTACGTCAACATGCTGCATGTGGCCTTTGAGAAGGGGACCGACATGCGGGCGGCCCTCGGTAAAATTGAAAAAGAATGGGCCGGCCTGTATCCCGGTGTGCCTTTTAAATACAATTTCGTAGACGAAGCTTTAAAGCATTTTTACAGGGAAGAGACAAGGCTGATCAAACTATTAGCCTGGGCCACCGGCGTGGCCATTTTAATCAGCTGCCTCGGTTTGCTGGGGCTGGCCATTTATGCCACCCGCCAGCGCACCCGTGAGATCGGTATCCGGAAAGTATTAGGCGCCAGCGTGCTCAGCATCGTGTCGCTGTTTTCCGGCAACATCCTCAAACTCGTATTGATCGCCCTTGTGATTGCATCACCGCCGGCGTGGTGGCTCATGCAGCAATGGCTCAATAAATTTGCTTACGCCATAGCGGTGCCATGGTGGATATTCCCCGCAGCGGGAGCGGCAGCAGCCCTGCTGGCCTTGCTGACGGTAGGTGTGCAGTCCCTGAAAGCCGCATTGATTAACCCCGCGCAGGTATTAAAAAACGATTGACCATGATCAGGAACTATCTCAAAATCGCCTGGAGGAGCATCTGGAAATCGAAACAGGTGTCCGCCATCAATATTGTCGGCCTCAGCGTGGCCATAGCCGTGTCGTTGCTGCTCTGCCTGACGGTGTACCGTGAATTTACGTTCGATAAATTCCATGTGAACCGGGCGGATATATACCAGCTTTGCATTGAAGAAAATTATCCAGATAAACCCCGTGGTCATGCGAATATGTCGACGCCCATGGCGCCGGCACTGATGACGGAGATTCCGGGCATTAAGGCGGTGGCGCGGGCGGCGAACGACCCCGCGAGCATGCGTACCGAAGGCGGTTTGCCGGAAGGCGTGGGGCTCCTCAGCGTGGACAGTTCTTTCCTCAACATGTTCACATTTCCCGCTATCAGCGGCAGTACCCGGCTCGAACAGAACGATGTGGTGATTACGGAAAAAACGGCGGAGCGGTATTTTAATTCGGACAATCCCGTTGGCAAAACCGTTTTACTGCGCCTCGGGCAAAACTGGAAGAGCTTTAAAGTGGCCGCTGTGCTGAAAAACCCTCCCGATGAAAGCAGTATCCGCTTTGATGTGCTGACGCGTATCGAAAATAACCCGGGATATGCGGAGAATCGCGACGAATGGGAGAACTTCTGGCACAACACCTTTGTACAGCTGCAACCCGGCACTACGGCCGCGACTATCGGGAAGTATACGCCGGCCTTTATGAACACGCATTTTGAAGAGAAAGTGAAAGAGATGCAAAAGCAGGGCGCGAAGCCCGGCCGTTATGGGAGCGTAGTAGGGCTGGGGCTCATACCGATGGAAGACGTGCATACCGATCCGCGTTCTACCCTCAGTAAAGTAAGAACGTCCGTGCTGTACATGCTGCTGTTCATTTCCGCTTTCCTCCTGTTCATCGCCAGCATCAATTTTATGAACCTCACCATGGCGAGGGCCTTCACCCGCGCCAAGGAAGTGGGGATGCGCAAAATGCTGGGGGCGGCCAAATTGCAGCTGATGATGCAGCTGTGCGGCGAGGCGATGATATTGTTCTTTATCTCGCTGGTGATCGGCCTGGGCATCGCTTTCACCCTGATGCCGTCTTTCACCTCCTTCCTCAACAACAAACTGTCTTTTGCGCTGTTGCTGAAGCCCGAAATCATCACTGGCATTGCACTCAGTTTTATTTTGATCTCGCTGCTGGCCGGTGGTTACCCGGCCATGGTGCTGGCTAGCTCCAAAACACTGCAGGTGCTGAAAGGGAAAATAAGCACCGGCAGAAAACACTACCTCCGCAATTCGCTCATCGTGGCCCAGTTCGTGATCTCATGCATCATGATCTGTTGCACCATCGTGGCCTGGCAGCAAATGAACTACCTGGGAAATAAACCCCTCGGCATCAATACGCATGAGGTGGTGAGCATTCCCGTGGGGCCCGAGAACAACGGCCACCAGGTACTGCAACGCATGCGTGCGGCGCTGAAACAATACAGCGACATACAGGCTGTTTCCGCGTCGGGCTCCAACCTGGGCCGCGGCCGGGACGGGAGCCAGTCTACCTCCCTCGTCACCTTCAACCTGAAGGAAAAGGAGATGATGACCCACATACAGAGCGTGGATTACGACTACGTAAAAACCGTCGGCCTGCAGCTGATCGCGGGCAGAGACCTGAGCCCCGCATTTGCCGGGGACTCCACGGCCATCGTGATCAACGAAAACATGGCCCGCCAGCTGGGTGAAAAAGACATCATCGGTTACCAGTTCAGGTTCAACGCAGACGACAAGCTGCCTTATACCGTGGTGGGAGTGGTGAAGAATTACCACTTCAAATCGCTGCACGAAGAAATAGCGCCCATCTCGCTGTTTCTGAACCAGGCCAACGAGCCGCCGTCTTATGTTTTTGTGAAAGTGGCGCCCGGCAACCTGAATGGGGCCATGCAGAAAATAGAGGCCGCCTGGAAGAGCGCCGCGCCAGGCACGCTATTCAACGGTTCGTTCCTCGATGAAAACACCAACCGGCTTTATAATGAAGAAAAGAGACTGTCGAAGATATTCGTGAGCGGCGCCATTCTCACCATTCTCATTTCCTGCATGGGGCTGTTTGCCATTGCCATGATGGCGATTGGCCAGCGCACCAAGGAAATCGGCGTGCGGAAGGTGCTGGGGGCGAGCGTAGGGAGCATTACCACCCTGGTGTCGAGAGATTTTCTTAAACTCGTATTGCTGTCGATCGTCATTGCCATCCCCATCGCCTGGCTGCTGATGAGCCAATGGCTGAAAGGATACGCCTATAGCATCCAGCTGAATATTTGGGTATTTTTGGTAGCCGGCATCATCGCCCTGCTGGTAGCGGCTTTCACGATCAGCTTCCAGACGGTGAAAGCGGCCCTGATGAACCCTGTGAAATCATTACGAACGGAATAAACTTATCAACATACTTAATTACCACCATGATTCAATTACGCAACATCACGAAGCATTACCCGGTAGGGTTTGGGAAACAGGAAATTCTGAAAGACGTGAACCTGCACATCCATGAAGGGGAGTTTGTGTCTATCATGGGCCCGTCCGGCTCGGGGAAGTCTACCTTGTTGCATATACTCGGTTTGCTGGAAGAGCCTTCCGAAGGCGACTATTATTTCCAGGGAGAACTGGTGCAGAAGATGAACGATAAAAAACGCACCCAGCTGCACCGGGGCGCCATCGGCTTCGTGTTCCAGGCTTACCACCTGATCGACGAGCTGACGGTGTATGAAAACATCGAAACGCCCCTGTTGTATAAAAACATGCCCGGTTCCGAACGGAAAAGCCGGGTGGCCGATATACTCGACAGGTTTAACATCGTTGCCAAAAAAGACCTGTTCCCCAACCAGTTGTCCGGCGGCCAGCAGCAGCTGGTGGGCATTGCGCGGGCCATCGTGGCCGAGCCGGCCGTCATTTTCGCCGATGAGCCGACCGGGAACCTGCATTCCGACCAGGCCAAATCCATTATGGAGCTGTTCGCCGAACTGAACAGGAACGAACGCATTACCATTGTACAGGTAACCCACTCGGACGTCAATGCCGCATACGGGAACCGGATCATCCAGATAAAAGACGGGAAAGTGCAGTAAACACTTTTTGTAAAATCCGTAAGTTAAAAACTCATCATATGATGTTTTGCCTTAAATTCGTGTGGCCCCGCGCCACACCTAATAACAATTTGCCATTTATCAAGAAAGCGCGAAAGGTGTTATTTCAATTAATATATTTTTGTCAGGATATGAAATTAAAGTCCGCTGCAATTGCATCCATCTCAGTAATGCTGCTTTTTGCGAACCCACGCCCCCTGGCTGCCCAGGATGCCTGGAGTTACCAGCGTTGTGTGGACTATGCGCTCGCCCATAACCTGACCTTGCAGCAGAGCGTGCTGCAGAAGCGGCTGGCCGAGCTTACGCTGAAACAGAACCGGCTGTCGCAGTTGCCCACGCTGAACGCCGCTATGAACGGCGGTTATCGCTTCGGCCGTTCCATCGACCCCACGCAGAATACCTTCGTGACCCAGTCGCTCTTCAACTCCGGTTTCTCCATCGATATGTCGGCCGACATCTTTGGATGGTTCACCAAACAGAACGCCATCGCCGCGTCCAAATACCAGCTGTATGCCCAGAACTTCCTGCTTGACAAAGCGCGGAATGATATGGGGATGAACATTGCCAATGCCTTTTTGCAGATCCTGCTGGCCAACGAGCAGGTGAAAATCGGCAAGTCGCAGGTAGCCCTCAGCCAGGCGCAGCTTGAAAACACAAAGAAATTGGTGGCCGCCGGCTCCGTGCCCGAAAGCAACCAGGCCGATATGGAAGCACAGCTGGCCCGCGACAGCTCCACGCTCATTACCGCGAAGAACAGCGCCATTACCACGGTGTTGCAGATGAAGGCCCTGTTGAACCTCGAGTTTACCGTGCCTTTTGAAACGGAACTGCCTGAAGCAGCGTTGAGCGCACCGGTGCTGAACCTTGCCGAAACATCTCCGGAAATGGTGTTCAGCGCGGCCCTGGCAAACCAGCCGCAGTATAAATCGGACGAAATGATGGTGAAAGCCGCCGACCGCTCCCTTGCTTCCGCCAAAGGCGCATTGTATCCCAGCCTGCGTTTCGGTGCAGGCGCCGGTACCAGTTATGCGAATACGAACAATGAACCTTTCGGGGTACCCCGGCCAAAAGTAGATACGGTAGGTGTTGTGGATATCAACGGCACCAGCTATAAAGTGGTGAAGCCCGGTTTTGAAAGGCCCGGCACCCGGCTGATTCCCTTTCCAGACCAGATCAGCAACAACTTCGGCCAGAACGTGGGACTCACCCTCAGCATCCCCATCCTCAACGGATGGCGCCAGCGCGGGGAAGTGGAAAGAGCCAGGATCGAGGTGGAGAACCGCAAGCTCACCATGGATGTAAACCGCCTCAAACTACGTCAGGACGTGTATACCGCACATGCCGACGCCGTGGGCGCCCTGCAGAAATACAATGCGGCCATCACCACCGAAAGAGCGTCGCAGAAAGCGTACGACTTTGCCACCAAACGTTTCGAGGTGGGCCTGATGAATTCCGTAGAGTACATTACAACACAGACAAACCTTTTTAAAGCGCAGATCGATCGTGTATCTGCCCAATACGATTACATATTTAAAGTAAAACTGCTGGAATTCTACCGCGACCAGAAAATATCGCTGTAGCGATTGCCGGACACAGAAATACCTAGCGTATATGAAGAAGAAGAAACTGCTTTACTGGACCATCGGAGGCGTAGCACTTATCATAGTGCTGTTCTTGTTAGCCAAAGGCTCCGGGAAAGACGATGGCACCAAAGTAGCGGTAGACAAGGCTGCCAAAAAAGATATTATCGAAGTGGTTTCCGCCAGCGGCAAGATCTTCCCTGAAATCGAAGTGAAAGTGAGCTCCGACGTTTCGGGAGAGATCACCGACCTCACCGTGGAAGAAGGCGACTCCGTGAAGAAAGGTCAGGTAGTGGCGAAAATATACGCGGATATTTACGGGTCCATGCGCGATCGTGCGGCCGCCTCCGTTAGTCAGCAGCAGGCGGAGCTCGCCAACAGCAGCGCCACCCTCAATGCATTCAAAGCCAAGCTCGACCAGGCCAAAGCCGCCTTCGACCGGAATAACGAGCTGCTGAAACAGAAAGTGATTTCCCGCCAGGATTTTGAAACCGCCGAAGCCACCTACAAGGCGGCCCAGGCTGATTACAATGCCGCCGTGCAGCGCATCAACAGCAGCCGCTATGGCGTGGCCAGTGCGCAAGCCAACCTGACGGAAGCCAATAAAAACCTCGGCCGTACCACCATCACGGCGCCGATGAGCGGCACCGTTTCCCTGCTCTCCGTTAAAAAAGGCGAACGCGTGGTAGGTACCGCGCAGATGACCGGTACGGAAATGTTGCGCATTGCAGACATGAATACCATGGAAGTACA
Protein-coding sequences here:
- a CDS encoding ABC transporter permease → MWRNYIKIAWRNLWNNKMFGVINIAGLTMGLTCCMFILLWVANEWNYNRNHQQLPNIYQVYEHQYYANRDVFTVTATPGPLADQLKAETPGILKAGVLSWISDKLLNVREKNVKMAGQYANNDLLHVFSFPFLEGDPAKALKSPNEIVITEKLAHSLFGEARAVGQIVRLDNKMDYEVSGVIKDHPLNSMFKFEWLLPMERLVDENEWLKQWDANAPRTYVLADPKADIDKLNAKVKGIIQRNLKDSKTEVFLYPFQDTYLKGRFEDGHETGGRVEYVRLFIVVAIFVLLIACINFMNLSTARAIQRSKEVGVRKSIGADKSSLIGQFMGESFALVFAATALALLLVWVLTPAFERMVNVKLSVELFTWYNMAGLFFLGLFTGFVAGSYPAFYLSSLDPVATLKGGMLRLRTSAIWLRKSLVIFQFVVSTTLIVGAFLVYLQISFIKNRNLGLNKDQVVYFRNEGSIANNNAAFKSALLGMPGIVAATESDQLPIRVGNNGQGVSWPGKAENEEVLIDFLWVGNDFDKTMQLEMIEGRTFSAAFPNDGKGVVINETAAKLMKLQKPYVGRIITVAGEQRPILGVTEDFSSNHAQIKTGPLLIRYQPSGNWYVLVRIQPGQMEKAVASIEKAYKQFNPEYPFTLEYMDETFAQMYTSEQVIGRLAAAFTALAIFIACLGLFGLATFTAQQRTKEIGIRKVLGATVLQILALLSKEFLRLVLIAVAIAMPLAAYLMNDWLNKFAYHIEVSWWVFVVTGILALVLALLTVSYQSVKTARMNPIKSLRSE
- a CDS encoding ABC transporter permease codes for the protein MLSNYLRIAFRQLWKHKALSAINVLGLSIGFSAALVIWMMVYFDLSFDKFHPAGDRIYRVVSESPDWGMSSAVPLPVADVLNKEVSGLERSALVYEFVPNVSIKGGKEQYHFMQKRIAFADASYFDIIRYEWLYGSPAVLRAPDQVVLTEERAAQYFPGVPAGEVIGREVIYDDSLHLTVAGLIAALPGRTDFHFAEFVSMPTAHTHKGVRDYIGIGRWNMVNTSANLFVMLRPGTTVEKVNRQLAGIPARYNEGDKDIYFLQPLSEFHFDSRFELFERRHANMTTLYSLSALVVFLLLLGCINFINLQTAQAAGRAREIGVRKTMGSSKWKLIMQFLGESALLTIFAAGLAIVFVPFILHTFSDFIPEGVNMTLMKDWRVFIFIPLLIVIVSLMAGLYPAFVMARFQPVLALKNSLHGVKGKTRLRQILTVSQFAAALVLIMATIIVSKQTRYALHKELGFAKDNRIAMYKPRGSATMDVLRRQLLAMPEVTATTYGFGAPLSLGTTATRAALGHDALKDESAIEVKYVDTAYLNFYRLRLLAGRNLAPSDTMREVVINETFARKAGYKKPEDALGQSLTSSGIRYPVIGVVADFHAKSLREPIKPLMLTTGRSYVNMLHVAFEKGTDMRAALGKIEKEWAGLYPGVPFKYNFVDEALKHFYREETRLIKLLAWATGVAILISCLGLLGLAIYATRQRTREIGIRKVLGASVLSIVSLFSGNILKLVLIALVIASPPAWWLMQQWLNKFAYAIAVPWWIFPAAGAAAALLALLTVGVQSLKAALINPAQVLKND
- a CDS encoding ABC transporter permease, with the protein product MIRNYLKIAWRSIWKSKQVSAINIVGLSVAIAVSLLLCLTVYREFTFDKFHVNRADIYQLCIEENYPDKPRGHANMSTPMAPALMTEIPGIKAVARAANDPASMRTEGGLPEGVGLLSVDSSFLNMFTFPAISGSTRLEQNDVVITEKTAERYFNSDNPVGKTVLLRLGQNWKSFKVAAVLKNPPDESSIRFDVLTRIENNPGYAENRDEWENFWHNTFVQLQPGTTAATIGKYTPAFMNTHFEEKVKEMQKQGAKPGRYGSVVGLGLIPMEDVHTDPRSTLSKVRTSVLYMLLFISAFLLFIASINFMNLTMARAFTRAKEVGMRKMLGAAKLQLMMQLCGEAMILFFISLVIGLGIAFTLMPSFTSFLNNKLSFALLLKPEIITGIALSFILISLLAGGYPAMVLASSKTLQVLKGKISTGRKHYLRNSLIVAQFVISCIMICCTIVAWQQMNYLGNKPLGINTHEVVSIPVGPENNGHQVLQRMRAALKQYSDIQAVSASGSNLGRGRDGSQSTSLVTFNLKEKEMMTHIQSVDYDYVKTVGLQLIAGRDLSPAFAGDSTAIVINENMARQLGEKDIIGYQFRFNADDKLPYTVVGVVKNYHFKSLHEEIAPISLFLNQANEPPSYVFVKVAPGNLNGAMQKIEAAWKSAAPGTLFNGSFLDENTNRLYNEEKRLSKIFVSGAILTILISCMGLFAIAMMAIGQRTKEIGVRKVLGASVGSITTLVSRDFLKLVLLSIVIAIPIAWLLMSQWLKGYAYSIQLNIWVFLVAGIIALLVAAFTISFQTVKAALMNPVKSLRTE
- a CDS encoding ABC transporter ATP-binding protein → MIQLRNITKHYPVGFGKQEILKDVNLHIHEGEFVSIMGPSGSGKSTLLHILGLLEEPSEGDYYFQGELVQKMNDKKRTQLHRGAIGFVFQAYHLIDELTVYENIETPLLYKNMPGSERKSRVADILDRFNIVAKKDLFPNQLSGGQQQLVGIARAIVAEPAVIFADEPTGNLHSDQAKSIMELFAELNRNERITIVQVTHSDVNAAYGNRIIQIKDGKVQ
- a CDS encoding TolC family protein, whose product is MKLKSAAIASISVMLLFANPRPLAAQDAWSYQRCVDYALAHNLTLQQSVLQKRLAELTLKQNRLSQLPTLNAAMNGGYRFGRSIDPTQNTFVTQSLFNSGFSIDMSADIFGWFTKQNAIAASKYQLYAQNFLLDKARNDMGMNIANAFLQILLANEQVKIGKSQVALSQAQLENTKKLVAAGSVPESNQADMEAQLARDSSTLITAKNSAITTVLQMKALLNLEFTVPFETELPEAALSAPVLNLAETSPEMVFSAALANQPQYKSDEMMVKAADRSLASAKGALYPSLRFGAGAGTSYANTNNEPFGVPRPKVDTVGVVDINGTSYKVVKPGFERPGTRLIPFPDQISNNFGQNVGLTLSIPILNGWRQRGEVERARIEVENRKLTMDVNRLKLRQDVYTAHADAVGALQKYNAAITTERASQKAYDFATKRFEVGLMNSVEYITTQTNLFKAQIDRVSAQYDYIFKVKLLEFYRDQKISL
- a CDS encoding efflux RND transporter periplasmic adaptor subunit codes for the protein MKKKKLLYWTIGGVALIIVLFLLAKGSGKDDGTKVAVDKAAKKDIIEVVSASGKIFPEIEVKVSSDVSGEITDLTVEEGDSVKKGQVVAKIYADIYGSMRDRAAASVSQQQAELANSSATLNAFKAKLDQAKAAFDRNNELLKQKVISRQDFETAEATYKAAQADYNAAVQRINSSRYGVASAQANLTEANKNLGRTTITAPMSGTVSLLSVKKGERVVGTAQMTGTEMLRIADMNTMEVQVDVGENDIPKVKYGDSAIIEVDAYNNRKFKGVVTQIASSSKGAASSAATSSAEQVTNYVVHIRIVPESYKDLVDPVNGRRFPFRPGMSANVDIQTRTEKQVLTIPINAVTTRNPADTAKGGKDKKDKNEAKPDNQNTAGGDTGNEKKDFTEVVFVLQKDNTVKMVEVSTGIQDDNNIQITKGLKEGEEVVSGPYTAISRTLENGKKVKVVPKSQLFEGGK